The region TCCCCATCTATTGGATTTGTCACGCTGCTTAGCTAAAcagtgtttaattaaaaggcaataatgtgtcctttttttatACACTCCTTGTTTCCATCACCCGAAAATGGCCAGTTTAAACTAAACACTGCGAGTTAAATGAAAGAAGCTGCTCGAtatgttcaaatatttaaaacaaaaaacattttcttccatttcgCTCTCATTTCTGCTTTCACCTATTAATCTCACCCAAAGAGGCACTTTAACCAATCTTTTTAGGAAACAAAGGTCTCGGATGCATCATAGGATCAGAAATATTACAATGATCTGCACATTACATCCACATTTATCTCTTTACTGCCATGTAGCACAAATTGGGGAAGTAAAtctgaattcaaacatttttctaCATTATAACCGGGGTGAGTGTACGATTTAGTGCGTTGCAAACACTTCCGTCTCACTGCTCATCATGGTTCCGCCTTGGCGGCTCACAAGCCCCAGTAAACATGCAATGTTAGATTTCATGCAGGTAATGCATGTGTAAATACCCAACTGTTTGTTCCCCATGCTAGCAGTAAAGGTCATTTGTCTGTTCCCAGCCTTTCTTGTGCAGAAAAGTGGCTGATTAGTGATTACAAGCTTTGTTAGTTGTTCCTAAAGTATTTACTGAATGTCATTAATTAAGaactgaaattaaattaaattaaattaactttTTAGGTCCTATAGATTCtaatttatgtatttgtttatCCAGTCCAATACCTTTTGCTCTACCCTCCAAACTGACAACAAAAGTCTTCCATTTGATgcaaataaattgttttaaGATTTTTCTACAACGAACAGATCGAAGGCAAAAGGCAGATCTgacagattgtttgtttttcactatatatatattcctttaaaaacaaaacaagcaaataggCCAATAGATTTTAAATTCTGACAAATCAAGTTGTCTCCTAAAATGCGTTTATGGGAAATCATTTTAAGACAACTAATGTGCAAATGAAAGAGCTCATATCAAACATGACTCTTGTCAGAGCACGCTGGCATCCTGACCTCTGGGGCCTCTGGGGTACAGGAGGAGTCAGGGGAAGGGGCTGTTCTGGGGAgagggcaggcaggagggcCATACAGACGTCATTGCATAAAGTGCCAAAGAGCCTTAAAACGGACAAGCCTGAGACAGAGCGTGACGAGGAtcgagacacagagagagggtgCACTCTGGGAACACATTCACTGTGTCcaaaaccaccccctatactcTACatagtagtgatgggacgatgatacctcaaggagtgtattgacacactacacaaactgtgtcggcagtgtattgatactgtgttggtcacccactagtgacccctgcagtagttataaaatgattgcaggtaaaggaattccttgtttgctaaactgagttggtatgtaaaatatagcaaatttgagttacaattcagttacaattttttacttatgtacacacattttttgttaacttaactgttaaatcatatgaaataatacaaaaaagtgattagtttatgattttttattgaaaaacgaaagtttttggagtgtctttgctccaaggcgatttctcctcttagacaccagctccccagccttagaaaatactctttcacacggtgcagatgacggtggtgagcagagagttttaagtgcaagctgaacagagtaaaaactaaggtggcgtattgcattcacttgttaaaaaaatagacaccctatctcatgatttcgagatcaggatctcgttattatgagataaaatgaataaagcaactgtaaggctttttaactgactgtcatatgtatcacaggtcattcacttgataaactgataaggTGAGCGCAATGCGCcgccgttaaaaattgtatataacagtaaacaatgctcaaaggagaaaaagatttcccttgtttggagtcacaagatcaaaattattccacagtggggaaaacttcttagaacgatccataattgcgcaactgcaaaactccatccaacaaacccacgacatgtcgatacagtttgtttccttataaacacactttggcgtggcacatccaaacgatacaattcctgtatcggtcacgtgattttttcttaaagcaatacacgcatcgatacggggtttcactcttgagctctcggcacagtgctgacgcaccagtgtcgctcgtcaaATCACtactacatagtgcactcaatagtagttttcactttatcaagtgaatgacctgtgatacatatgatagtcagttagtttttactctgttcaacttgcacttaaaactctctgctcaccatcgtcatctgcaccgtgtgaaagagtattttctaaggctggggagctggtgtctaagaggagaaatcgccttggagcaaagacactccaaaaacctttgtttctcaataaaaaatcataaactaatcacttttttgtattatttcatatgatttaacagttaacaagaaatgtgtgtacataagtaaaaaattgtaactctgaattgtaactcaaatttgctatattttacataccaactcagtttagcaaacaaggaattcctttacctgcaatcattttataactactgcaggggtcactagtgggtgaccaacacagtatcaatacactgccgacacagtttgtgtagtgtgtcaatacactccttgaggtatcatcgtcccatcactaccagaaacagcttcttccccactgctgtctccctgctgaactccgacccctctcactttacctcccttcaggcacaataaccccgtctggatGGAGGATTGTGTAGATCAGGTTGGTTCGGCAAAATTTGTCAgtaaatttgaccttttgaaggGTTATTGGCAAGTGCCCTTGTCAAAGCGTGCTCAGGACGTTGCTTCATTCATAACCTCTTCAGGGCTTTATTCATATAAAGTTATGCCATTTGGGTTACGAAATGCACCAGCTACCTTTCAGAGATTAATGAATACAGTAGTGGCCGGCTTGGATGGCTGTGCGGTGTACTTGGATGATGTTGTCATCTATAGTGACACATGGGAAAACCATCTACAGCACATCAAAGCTTTGTTTGACCGTCTTGTGTGGGCAAATCTGACAATAAATCTAGCCAAGTGTGAGGTTGCCAGGGCTACTGTAACTTACTTAGGAAAGGTGGTGGGTCAGGGGCACGTTCGTCCAGTTAGAGCCAAAGTGTTGGCCATTGATCAATTTTCCCCACCAACAACTAAAAAAGAACTCATGCGCTTTTTGGGCATGGTAGGCTATTATCGGGCATTTTGTAGGAACTTTTCTACTGTGGTTGCCCCTCTTGCTAGTCTCCTTAGTGAAaaggcaaagtttgagtggtcACCCCTGTGTCAGCAAGCTTTTGAAGAGGTTAAGCTTGTGATTTCCTCTGCCCCTGTCTTGGCCGCTCGAGtgttacgacttggctcaaagttgtaacaaaaagagggaatcagcacacagaaagatcaaatcatctaaagattttattgagaaacccaaaccaaaatgatgagacagCCACGaggtatggtggcagcagcccagccagagagagagacaaaggagaaccgccccttttatgccctctggctcctcccagctcgcaggtgaaaccagtctcactgacgacccacccagtctctgggtaaacaaaacaaaacacatgggcgggccTTCACAACTgattacatctgttacaataattgcactatttacatctgtttatttgcactACCTACATCCGTTTATTTGCGCTGCTTTTcatacttttcacatttttaccatactttatcattattgtatagtcaaaacatacacatagttaaaaactgcataaatagcctctattgatcctgtaggaaattcagcaccatagttacagcctgtatactgtatatatttatcttggttgcaatgacttgtatataccctttacatatctgtgaactctgtaaatacaaacatatagattgatatcataaacatatattattgtgtgtatatattgtttatacctcatcacagttttgtttgctacttaagcacttctggttagatgctaactgcatttcgttgccttgtacttgtgacatgtgtaatgacaataaagtttaatctaatctaatctaatctaatgtagcgagtagtgaatagggaacaagtgtgtggtttcggaaacagcctttATTCCGACTGCATGTCCAAACAGAAGGAGCAACGAAGAACCATCCAACAGCCGTTCAGGAAGGCCTGTATTTTCGTCTCTGTGTtgtcctctcttctgtcctccaccaccacatgCACTGGGGGAATAAAAGGAGGAACACAAGCAGGATCTGAAGAACAGAAAAGGAATTAATAGGAGACACAAATGAAATTTGTGAGGCTTCTCCTTTACTAAACAGACCAGAGTTGCCAAGTCTTCAGCGGTCGGCTGGAGTGTCATAACATGACCAAATGTCTCCTCGCTGTGTTCATGTGAGGCACATTACCATGGCAATGCAATGTCACTCAGCCTCAGCCCAGATAAGAGCTTCCAGGACGCACCACTGCTTTCAACAacacactttcttcttcttcactttcaGTCACATGTCTGCATGCAGGCGTGTGAGATTATTTGAGATTTTGACAATCTTTTCTGAGCACAAAAAAGGGGTCTCAACAAAGAAATCGCCCCTTTCTCGTGTTAATGAACTTACTAACTTACTCATGGTCACTCATGATACAGTGAATGACAAAGGTGTGTTGCCATAGTAGCAGACTAAGGGATATGCATGTCCATATGATGATATACATTACAGCATGTATACATTTTGAGCATAATGACCTAAAGCTAGTTTAATGTGATATTAGTGTGGAATTATCTTATACTAATCTCTAAAAGtccttatttacatttttacctcCAAATATCGTTCACgtaatgaatattttaatataatgaaaCTATTTTAACTGGATTTCAACTTATGTGACTACAATCTGCTGCACAGATCTGCATCATTCTATGTCTACGTGACCGCTCACCTCTGTTGGGAGGTTCTCCGTACACAGGCCCAGGTGGGGGTCCCCCCTGCCATCCGTGCTGTGGTTGTCCAGGGTACCCTTGATAAGGGGGCTGTCCTTGAACAGGATAAGGACCTGCAGCACCCATTGGACCAGGGGGGTAGTTGGGATTTCGTACATTATTCTGCATCTTGTTCCCCTGTGGGGGGTAAGATAAGGAAGATAAGGAAAGCAGGCgtaaaaaacacagacagaatagCCAGGCTGATGCTGCCTCTAGCAAATGTCACGTCCACCCTTCCACTAAATGTTTTAGAGCAGGAAATTAGCGCAGTAGCTTTTATAGTAAATGTATACGAAAAGCCTACAGGAAAACTGAATGCTGAGAATAGAAAACATGGGATATGTTATTAAAAGAGTGGTCAATCAGATGATTAACATCATTACTGATGTGTGGCACACTGGATCCATCAGTTGTGCCCTGCGAGATGAGGGGATTGCAAAGAACGCAGACGTGAACCAATTTTGTATTTTCACGCTTGACACAGGAAACACCAGATATCCTGTTCTGTCAAATCACGCTTTTAGTTGCAGCGCAAtgtgttgagaggagcagaggacagtCAATTTAGGCAATTTTATTTCCTTATCGACGACCCTGGTTTAAAAGTGCTATAAATTTGGCATCGGCCGGGTGTCCAAAGGTTAACCGAGAAGTGCATTTCAGCCTCTTCAGCTACCGGTACTTTCAAGGGGATCGGCAATAATCAGTAATCTGACACCAATAAGGCTGACGTGTTCAGCACCATCTAAAATAACTACCACGGTCACCTTGCCTTCAACGTTTgtgtttaatgaaaatgtgtttctgagaAGATTTTAGAACATGAATGTACCTTGATTTTTGGAATGATCAATTAATCAGTCAGTCAAATTTATTGTCCTGCGGTTGTAGacagacattaaaataaaaccacacaacaaacaaacaggataaTAAATAACAATGGGGACTGTATTGCATCAATGATAGACAAGGACAAgtatagaaaataaaatgcaaaagctGTTCGTCCTTCTTAAAGGTAGCCTCTGTGTTAGGCTGGAAGCAAAGTTTTTCATTCAGCACAGTTCCAAGGTATTTGTAGCATCCACTTGTTCCATCTCCActccctccttcatcaccaGGCCATGATCCAATTTCCCTCAAACAAACTCATTAGGACAGAGTCATCGGCAGACTTGTTGATTTGTCCATGCACAAACTGACTTCAAGAAGTCTAACGTGGAGCACGGGGCTCTCTGGGCGGTGGCACGGGCTGATAAGCAATATCAGAATGGGATGCTCCACGCCTCTATCAGCTCTGTATGCAAACTGCATAGGGTCAAAGGTCCCCTAGACCTGGACCAGCTATTACATCACCTTCTCAAACATCTTCATGAACCAACCATTAATCCGgtgttaatattaatattattaggaGATTAATTAGTCATGTGTCTGTCTGGGGAAGCTCAGACAATGCTTTCAAAACACTATTTAGGCCTtgacgcacaaacacaacacacttgGGACATCTAAGCCCATTAATCTGAAAATGTATGCTGTCATAATGATTAAACTAATCAGTGCCCTACCTGTTGGACTTTCCCTGATTGTGTAACTCTGTGGCGAAGGGCACCCATGAATGCTGTCAAGTGTTCATAGGGCACAATGTTCTGAAAAACAGCAACTCAAAATTCTGCTTCTCATTAGACATTATGAAGTGGAAATGGAGCACCTGACGGGCGAGAATTACAGCTACCAGCTGCATGTATAGGCCTCTCCATATGATCCAGCAGCTGGGTAACCTAGCAGCCTTTGTTTACCCCCGCAGATTCTCGGTAACCGATGTACAGAAGACGACGGCCTCTGGGACCCAATTAGGTGAAACTAATCACAGTCACAAGGTCTCTTTTAACACAAACGTAGGAATTTACAGACCGGTAACTCGAGTCTTTGTTAGCGCACATTTAAatggagttttgtttttctctaccAAGACCCAAGTCAGCCAGTGTCTTTATCCTGTATGACGTCACTACAGTGACACTCTTCGTATTATAAATCTATTAATATCAATGCCGAATATGGTGTGGGTGATCTAATTCTTGGTGcaatattcattcattattgtccgacaaaaaaagaaaataaagatcattAGAAAACCTGCACCTGCGGGCCCCAGCCCCCAACACAGATTGTCTCTTCTCCGATTATtccagctttaaaacacacagtatTTCTATTTCCAGCCTACCTTTGTACTGGTATCCAGCTGCAGCGATGTTGTAGAGTTATTTTCTTTCACTACTGTGgtaaataataatttgaatGGTGTTTGATGTCAGCCAACAGCCTGCTGACTATGTACGAACAGAAATAGTTGAGAGGAAAACTCAATGCGTCTCGTGTTTTTCTGACTACAAGGGTGTCCGAGAcggtgattggctgctggaagAACCGCTGCCCTTGCTGTTCAGAAGCCACCGCAATTACGACGGTTCCTGGTCatttaaggataaggataaactttattgatcccacatcggggaaattcacgtgttacagcggtagcccgtggtgtacagtacagtatagtactaaaagaaagggaaaaaaagactcttatgttatgtacattactatgtacattatacattatatacagaaattaaaaattatatacagaaggaatgtcaggcaatatgaagaaaaatgaaggtgcaaataagagatgtgcaaataagacattccggaGGTAGTATGATTAAGTAGTGCGGAAAAAATTTGCCAAAACCATGGGTTATTgatgctacattaagagttgtaaatgttgtacaatctgactgcagttgggatgaatgacctgcggtatcgtcctttttacaccgtgggtgtaacagtctgctgctgaaggagctgcttaaggcccccattTGACCTTAAGGTAATTTGACCTTACGACACCGCTCACTGAGTCAGCGAGCTAAACAATGATAGAAACTAAGTAAAAGAAAGAGGACATTTCACACAAGTGGAATTTTTGCCTTCGTGGGTGGCAAAATGCGAAGTTTATGTTAGGAAcggttgtaccaggacccgaaagcaggcagcacgCAGTGGCGGATCGgtttccgagaagctttattgaAGTTTACAAGAGTTGTTAAAAATCAAAAGGCGTggagtagtgatgggacgagcgacactggtgcgtcagcactgtgccgagagctcaagagtgaaaccccgtatcgatgcgtgtattgctttaagaaaaaatcacgtgaccgatacaggaattgtatcgtttggatgtgccacgccaaagtgtgtttataaggaaacaaactgtatcgacatgtcgtgggtttgttggatggagttttgcagttgcgcaattatggatcgttctaagaagttttccccactgtggaataattttgatcttgtgactccaaacaagggaaatctttttctcctttgagcattgtttactgttatatacaatttttaacggtggcgcattgcgCTCAccttatcaagtgaatgacctgtgatacatatgatagtcagttaaaaagccttacagttgctttattcattttatctcataataacgagatcctgatttcgaaatcatgagatagggtgtctatttttttaacaagtgaatgcaattcgccaccttagtttttactctgttcagcttgcacttaaaactctctgctcaccatcgtcatctgcaccatctgtttctcaataaaaaatcataaactaatcacttttttgtattatttcatatgatttaacagttaagttaacaaaaaatgtgtgtacataagtaaagaattgtaactctgaattgtaactcaaatttgctatattttacataccaactcagtttagcaaacaaggaattcctttacctccaatcattttataactactgcaggggtcactagtgggtgaccaatacagtgccgacacagtttgtgtagtgtgtcaatacactccttgaggtatcatcgtcccatcactagcgTGGAGACCACAAGAAAGTtttaatccaaaatccaaaaagaaaaattatAAATAGGTGGCTAGATTACCAATaggctgcaggtgcgccagtccatggctccaccacgccccctgcaggaagaaacctgcaaTAGAgttcccagaagctgggaacctgacattacccctccctcaacgggcgcctccggGCGTTCTTCCAGGCTTGTCCGGGTGGGCGCGGTAGAAGTcacggaggaggctgttgtccaaGATGAACCGGCGTGGAACCCACAATCGCTtctccggaccatacccctcccagtcgaccaggaactggaagccacgaCCTAGTCAGtggacgtccaggatactccggaccgGATAGGCAGGACCTCCATCCACAAtgcggggagggggtggaggatcAGACGAGGCAACCAGTTCCGTCTCTGCGACTGGCttcaccttggaaacatggaaggtggggtgtattTTCAACGCTGGGgaaagcttcaggcggacggctgcggggtttaCCATctgatccacctcaaagggccccacaaagcgaggagccagcttgcGGGAttcgacctggagtggaaggtccttggtggacaaccagaccttctgacctgatTGATAGGAGGGAGCTGGCATCCGGTGTTGATTGGCCTGTAGTTGAGAACGACGAGAGGTCCGCAATAGAGTCGtgcggacctgcctccacaccctcctgcaacggcgcatGTTGGCCTGCACTACGGTACTGCAACTTCCGCCTCCTGGCCCTCAaataatggaggctggtagcccagggaagccatgaagggggacagaccagtggaagtagagaccaaggagttgtgggcgtactccacccacggcaggtaggtgctccaggaggatggatcttgagctgccacacaccttagggtgtcctccaggctctggttcgttctctctgcctgcccgttggcctgtgggtggtaccccgacGTAAGGCTGACCGAAGCTCCCAGCGCCGAACAGAAGGCCCTCCACACTTGCGAGCAAAACTGTGGACCACGATCAGATACTATGTCCTTAGGTAATCCGTGGAAAAAATTCCACATTGAACCTTGACAGTATGCGGGGACAGAACAGTCGTTGCTGACCCTTCTTGCAAagcatttctgtgtttgcattaaaaGTCAGCTTCTTATCAATACCAAGGTACTTATAagtctccaccccctccaccgccTGACCCTTAATGGTGGTGagctggacagcagggggcttTGACCTAAAGTCAATGACCATGAACTTagtttttgccacatttagtTGTAGGAATGCTTTATCACACCAGAGTACAAAACCATCCACAACAGGACCATGATCAGTGTCATCTGCGTGGAGAAGACTGACAATAGCTGAATCATcagcaaattttaaaaatatatccaGTCTGTTGTCATACTGGCTACGGCAATCATCAGTGTAGAGAATGTATAGAAGCGGTGACAGGACACATCCCTCAGGGGATCCTAAAGAGGATAACATCTCCCCAGACAAATAACCGTTCACCCTTACCCGCTGAGTTCTATCAGTTAAAAAATCAAGAATCCAACCCACCATATTAAAATCAAGGTTACATTTTTTTAAGAGCTTTTCAActaaaatgtgtggttgaattgtattaaaagcagatgaaaaatcaacaaataaaaCCCTAGCATGTGTTTTGCTACCTTCAAGGTGCTTAAGGAGCAGGTTGAGCAGAGTGGCAGTAGCATCCTCTACACCTCGCTTGGCCCTGTAAGCAAACTGTAGCGGGTCAAGAAGATGCTCAGTTTTTGTAAGGACCTCTTTCTTTAGTAACTTTTCAAAACACTTCATGACCAAAGAGGTCAGGGCATCTGGCCTGTAGTCGTTTAACTCCTTGGGGTTATTGTGTTTGGCCACTGGAATAACTATCACTATGACAGACTGGGACGCAGGGTGTCCACGAGGAACAGCGTGGGACAACACCTGCAGTTCTTCTATGCTGACCTCAACTATCCGACCCGGGTCACGCACATCTTCAACCACTCCAGTTCGGACATCTCATCACTTTACTACGACCTGCAGGTTGGACtagtttttttaaaggaaacacaGAGTGTAACATTTTATATCGAGACAAATTGGAGAAAGActtaataaataattttttgAACCCGCTGGAGTTTTCAGGTGCATTTGCATGGTGTCAAGGCTACAGATTACATATTTCTGTCTCGTAAAACCCCAAAAGACTGCAGAATTTCATTGTGAAATGTATTACTGTGAACATTACAAACGTACTAAATTTCCTTGTCATGATCAGGGACACTTGTTCGCCATGGAGGCGAGCAGTGGAGAGGAATATTACATCGCTTCTGACAACACTTCTGAAAAC is a window of Takifugu rubripes chromosome 14, fTakRub1.2, whole genome shotgun sequence DNA encoding:
- the LOC115252342 gene encoding cysteine-rich and transmembrane domain-containing protein 1-like isoform X1; this translates as MERPIHAAGSCNSRPSAFMGALRHRVTQSGKVQQGNKMQNNVRNPNYPPGPMGAAGPYPVQGQPPYQGYPGQPQHGWQGGPPPGPVYGEPPNRDPACVPPFIPPVHVVVEDRREDNTETKIQAFLNGCWMVLRCSFCLDMQSE
- the LOC115252342 gene encoding cysteine-rich and transmembrane domain-containing protein 1-like isoform X2, whose protein sequence is MLLPLCSTCSLSTLKGNKMQNNVRNPNYPPGPMGAAGPYPVQGQPPYQGYPGQPQHGWQGGPPPGPVYGEPPNRDPACVPPFIPPVHVVVEDRREDNTETKIQAFLNGCWMVLRCSFCLDMQSE